DNA sequence from the Prochlorothrix hollandica PCC 9006 = CALU 1027 genome:
GCACGGGCACTATAGACTCCGGCGGGCAGATCAACGCTGTCCACAAAGTAGGGCATGATGTTGAATTGCAGTTCTAAGGGGGGTCCAAAGAACTCAATGGGGTAGGCCAGGGTATTGACCGCAGAGAAGTAGGCGGCTGCAAAGCCTAGCATGGAGAGACCGGCTAGGGCAGAGGACAGCAGACCTTCAGCGGAGAAGAGGGATGCCAGCAAACGCTGTGCCCAAGCAAACGGTTCTTGGGTGATGTGCCAAACCCCACCACTGAGAAGCACAACGCCAATGAAGGCATGGCCAGAGGCTAAGTCTTCTAGGTTATTGACAAAGAAGGGGTTGTGCTCAGGGGTGAACCAGCCATACTCAAAAATAACGGAGAGAATGGTGGCACCGGGGTTAGAGACAATGCGCACATCGCCGATGGTGGAATCGTAAACGCCGTGGAAGCGAATCCAACCGACGAAGAAGATTGCCCCCAATCCGAGCAGCAGCAGGTGATGACCCAGAATTAAGCCCAGTTGCTTGGGATCATCCCAGCTAAAGGCAAATTTGGAGTCGCTACCCTCACCAATGCTTTCTGGGCCAAAGCGAACATGGAAGATGGCACCGAAGGCAAAGACAAAGCTAGAGATGAGGTGAACGGCACCGATCGCCGTGTAGGGGAAGGTGTTAACAACAACACCGCCGGCACCGACACCAATACCCAGGGCGGCGAGGTGGGGGATTAAAATTAATCCCTGCTCACCCATGGGGATGCTGGGGGTATAACGGGCCACCTCAAACAGGGTGATGGCCCCAGCCCATAGGACAATAAAAGAAGCTTGAGCCACGTGGGCTGCAAGCCATAGACCGGTACGATCGGCAAAGCGAGAGTTGCCTGCCCACCAGCCATAATCAACATTCCGACTTCCGTATGTTTGCATAATCCTTGTTCCAACGAAACTCTGTATCTCAGTACAAGCAATAATGGCAATGGGACTAAGGGCTGTGGTGAAGGAGGGTGTCACTCCATGCTTGAGAGAGACTCAAGGCGGTGCCACCCTCCATTAGGTCGAGCCGTTAGTGCTCCATTACCCTGACAGTCGCTTTAATTACCTGGGGGTAAG
Encoded proteins:
- a CDS encoding chlorophyll a/b binding light-harvesting protein is translated as MQTYGSRNVDYGWWAGNSRFADRTGLWLAAHVAQASFIVLWAGAITLFEVARYTPSIPMGEQGLILIPHLAALGIGVGAGGVVVNTFPYTAIGAVHLISSFVFAFGAIFHVRFGPESIGEGSDSKFAFSWDDPKQLGLILGHHLLLLGLGAIFFVGWIRFHGVYDSTIGDVRIVSNPGATILSVIFEYGWFTPEHNPFFVNNLEDLASGHAFIGVVLLSGGVWHITQEPFAWAQRLLASLFSAEGLLSSALAGLSMLGFAAAYFSAVNTLAYPIEFFGPPLELQFNIMPYFVDSVDLPAGVYSARAWLCNVHFYLAFFVLQGHLWHAIRAIGFDFKKVSNAFATLSN